A region from the Excalfactoria chinensis isolate bCotChi1 chromosome 24, bCotChi1.hap2, whole genome shotgun sequence genome encodes:
- the RETREG3 gene encoding reticulophagy regulator 3, protein MAAARPGERQRRVQELSAALRGRLGPYERLLSAAQAALVWERPGRSALCWAAAHGIFWFFALTSLRLVFLVAFTLIVVVCLDQWKSKIWPEIGVARPDELDNESWGYVHPRLLGVPELCHHLAEGWVSWTNFLSNLFVFKRQSPGKFCLLVCGVFTFLAVLGRYIPGLLLSYLLLLFVLLWPLAVYHRLGHRMYMKLEPALQRLDFSVRGYMISKQREKQLRRRSINQEGTDDGSDSEEELAAFCPKLDDSVVAKELTISDSEHSDAEVSYTENGMFNLSRGQTPLTEGSEDLDGHSDPEESFARDLPDFPSINPETTGLDDEDDTSIGIPSLAYRPQVTEDVHLPYYQEEAGVLPSVQNLTNNIAGFVTRGMIQLALSGATQQPGSSRSDNPHRDAKTYLRTASLDLDTDAEGDDFELLDQSELNQLDPAGSRGQ, encoded by the exons atggcggcggcgcggcccggcgaGCGGCAGCGGCGAGTGCAGGAGCTGAGcgcggcgctgcggggccgccTGGGGCCCTACGAGCGGCTGCTGAGCGCCGCGCAGGCCGCGCTGGTGTGGGAGCGGCCGGGCCGCAGCGCGCTGTGCTGGGCGGCGGCGCACGGCATCTTCTG GTTCTTTGCTCTGACTTCTCTTCGACTGGTGTTCCTGGTTGCATTTACTCTTATAGTAGTAGTTTGTCTAGATCAGTGGAAGAGCAAAATTTGGCCTGAAATTGGAG TGGCAAGACCTGACGAATTAGACAATGAGAG CTGGGGATATGTCCACCCTCGGCTGCTTGGAGTGCCAGAACTGTGTCACCATTTGGCTGAAGGATGGGTGTCTTGGACCAACTTCTTAAgtaatctctttgttttcaagagGCAAAGCCCTGGCAAG TTTTGCCTTCTAGTATGTGGAGTCTTTACATTCCTGGCTGTTCTGGGCCGGTATATCCCTGGACTCCTGCTCTCATACTTGCTCT TGCTCTTCGTCCTGCTGTGGCCCCTTGCTGTGTACCACAGGTTGGGGCATCGCATGTACATGAAGCTGGAACCAGCTCTGCAGCGGCTGGATTTCAGTGTTCGAGGCTACATGATATCAAAGCAGCGGGAAAAGCAAT TACGTCGCCGATCCATTAATCAGGAGGGTACGGATGATGGGAGTGACAGTGAAGAGGagcttgctgctttctgtcccAAG CTGGATGACTCTGTGGTTGCCAAGGAACTAACCATCTCTGACTCAGAACACTCAGATGCTGAGGTTTCGTACACTGAAAATGGGATGTTTAACCTTTCAAGGGGTCAGACTCCACTGACAGAGGGATCAGAAG ACCTGGATGGTCACAGTGACCCAGAAGAATCTTTTGCTAGGGATCTCCCAGACTTCCCTTCCATAAACCCAGAAACAACTGGCCTAGATGATGAAGATGACACCAGCATTGGGATCCCAAGCCTGGCTTACCGCCCACAAGTAACAGAAGATGTACATCTCCCTTATTACCAGGAAGAAGCTGGTGTACTGCCATCTGTACAGAATCTCACCAACAACATAGCTGGGTTTGTCACCAGGGGGATGATACAACTTGCACTGTCAGGAGCCACTCAGCAGCCAGGCTCCTCACGCAGTGACAATCCCCACAGGGATGCAAAGACTTATCTTAGGACGGCCAGCTTGGACTTGGACACTGATGCAGAAGGAGATGACTTTGAACTTCTGGATCAGTCTGAGCTGAACCAGCTGGATCCTGCTGGCTCACGAGGCCAATAA
- the TUBG1 gene encoding tubulin gamma-1 chain, which yields MPREIITLQLGQCGNQIGFEFWKQLCAEHGISPEGIVEEFATEGTDRKDVFFYQADDEHYIPRAVLLDLEPRVIHSILNSPYANLYNPENIYLSEHGGGAGNNWASGFSQGEKIHEDIFDIIDREADGSDSLEGFVLCHSIAGGTGSGLGSYLLERLNDRYPKKLVETYSVFPNQDEMSDVVVQPYNSLLTLKRLTQNADCVVVLDNTALNRIATDRLHIQNPSFSQINQLVSTIMSASTTTLRYPGYMNNDLIGLIASLIPTPRLHFLMTGYTPLTTDQSVASVRKTTVLDVMRRLLQPKNVMVSTGRDRQTNHCYIAILNIIQGEVDPTQVHKSLQRIRERKLANFIPWGPASIQVALSRKSPYLPSAHRVSGLMMANHTNISSLFERTCRQYDKLRKREAFLEQFRKEDIFKDNFDELDNSREIVQQLIDEYHAATRPDYISWGTQEQ from the exons ATGCCGCGGGAGATCATCACCTTACAGCTGGGCCAGTGCGGGAACCAGA TCGGGTTCGAGTTCTGGAAGCAGCTCTGCGCCGAGCACGGCATCAGCCCCGAGGGCATCGTGGAGGAGTTCGCCACCGAGGGCACCGACCGCAAGGACGTCTTCTTCTACCAG GCAGATGACGAGCACTACATCCCGCGAGCCGTGCTGCTGGACCTGGAGCCCCGAGTCATCCACTCCATCCTGAACTCCCCTTATGCCAACCTCTACAATCCAGAGAACATCTATCTGTCTGAGCATGGAGGCGGAGCTGGGAACAACTGGGCGAGTGGCTTCTCACAG GGAGAGAAAATCCACGAAGATATATTCGACATAATAGACAGAGAGGCTGATGGGAGCGACAGTTTGGAA GGATTCGTGCTTTGCCACTCTATTGCTGGCGGAActggctctgggctgggctCTTACCTCCTCGAGAGACTGAATGACAG GTATCCCAAGAAGCTGGTGGAGACCTACTCCGTTTTCCCAAACCAGGATGAGATGAGTGATGTTGTGGTCCAGCCGTACAACTCTCTACTGACACTGAAGAGGCTGACTCAGAATGCTGACTGTGTG gTGGTTCTAGATAACACAGCCTTGAATCGTATTGCAACAGATCGGCTGCACATTCAAAACCCATCGTTCTCTCAGATCAACCAGCTG GTCTCCACCATCATGTCTGCCAGCACCACCACACTCAGGTATCCCGGGTACATGAACAACGACCTCATTGGTCTGATTGCCTCATTGATCCCCACCCCACGACTGCACTTCCTCATGACGGGGTACACACCACTCACCACAGACCAGTCG GTGGCCAGTGTGAGGAAAACCACAGTCCTGGATGTGATGCGAAGATTGCTGCAGCCTAAAAACGTGATGGTGTCCACAGGTCGAGACAGGCAGACCAACCACTGCTACATTGCCATTCTGAACATCATCCAGGGGGAGGTAGATCCCACACAG GTTCACAAGAGTCTGCAGCGGATCCGGGAGAGGAAGCTGGCGAACTTCATTCCCTGGGGTCCTGCCAGCATCCAGGTGGCTTTGTCACGGAAGTCCCCCTACCTGCCATCGGCACACCGTGTCAGTGGCCTCATGATGGCAAACCACACCAACATCTCCTCG ctgttTGAGCGGACGTGCCGGCAGTACGACAAGCTGCGCAAGCGGGAGGCTTTCCTGGAGCAGTTCCGCAAGGAGGACATCTTCAAGGACAACTTTGATGAGCTGGACAACTCACGGGAGATTGTGCAGCAGCTGATCGATGAGTACCACGCGGCCACGCGCCCCGACTACATCTCCTGGGGCACGCAGGAGCAGTGA